One stretch of Rathayibacter festucae DSM 15932 DNA includes these proteins:
- a CDS encoding TetR/AcrR family transcriptional regulator yields MTDSVETSRRGRTRERLLDAAYDVFAETGVHTASVEQICERAGFSRGAFYSNFSTKEELFFALMQRENGARLDGLVEQMGRTIPKVAESDEPLTPETLAVVILDFLQGPFTDSRRWCVVQSEFELLALRDAAIAPQYSAFRAGFDATLVDIVRGALQQVHRDFSLAPTTAVRLLIASYDDAVKTSILEGDSEEAALERLRATLTDVVLAISAER; encoded by the coding sequence ATGACCGACTCCGTCGAGACCTCCCGCCGCGGCCGGACGCGCGAGCGGCTCCTCGACGCCGCGTACGACGTCTTCGCCGAGACCGGCGTGCACACCGCCTCAGTCGAGCAGATCTGCGAGCGCGCCGGGTTCAGCCGCGGCGCCTTCTACTCCAACTTCTCCACGAAGGAGGAACTGTTCTTCGCGCTGATGCAGCGGGAGAACGGCGCCCGCCTGGACGGCCTGGTCGAGCAGATGGGGCGCACGATCCCCAAGGTCGCCGAATCGGACGAGCCGCTCACCCCCGAGACGCTCGCGGTCGTCATCCTGGACTTCCTGCAGGGGCCGTTCACCGACAGCCGGCGCTGGTGCGTCGTGCAGTCCGAGTTCGAGCTGCTCGCGTTGCGCGACGCGGCGATCGCGCCGCAGTACAGCGCCTTCCGGGCGGGCTTCGACGCGACCCTCGTCGACATCGTGCGGGGGGCGCTGCAGCAGGTGCACCGCGACTTCTCGCTGGCGCCGACCACGGCCGTGCGCCTCCTGATCGCGAGCTACGACGACGCGGTGAAGACCTCGATCCTCGAGGGCGACTCGGAGGAGGCCGCGCTCGAGCGGCTCCGGGCCACGCTCACCGACGTGGTGCTGGCGATCTCGGCCGAGCGCTAG
- a CDS encoding MMPL family transporter has product MSSMLYRLGRWVFRAHRLVAVLWLAVVVLAGGGALLLNQGTDNTFSIPGTQSQTALDQLERTFPQVSGTSARYVVVAPDGGSVEDSDISGPVGEAVTALEGIDGVAAVTDPYSDTVEGTISEAGNALVITTQMDGSATTTSEASRDALQAEATTLQEALPAGAVVSLGGDLFSQSLPGVTVTEGIGLLVALVVLVLTFGSFLAAGMPLVTALLGVALSMSAIFIATRFASISSTTPLLALMLGLAVGIDYALFIISRHQDQLKQGMAPEESAARATATAGSAVVFAGLTVIIALAGLSVAGIPFLTTMGIAAAGGVAIAVVIALTLTPALLGFAGERLRPKERKAKKAAAKQAAASSGAERAAVTTGAHTDPDAAEDAAAPSPGSHVHAEVPRGFFRGWVRVVTRFPILTIIAVVGVLGMASIPALSLRLALPDAGYQAEGTPARDTYDLLAENFGPGYNGPLIVTGTIIGSTDPLGLMADLKTEIEGLDGVASVPLATPNETADTGIIQVIPEGGPDSEATKALVAEIRDRHDYFEETYGVDLAVTGQTAVGIDISDTLANALLPFGLLVVGLSLVLLTMVFRSLWVPLKATLGYLLSVGASFGAVAAVFEWGWFADALHVDKTGPIISFMPIILMGVLFGLAMDYEVFLVSRMREDYVHGRPARAAVESGFVGSAKVVTAAAVIMFSVFAAFVPEGDTNIKPIALGLAVGVFVDAFIVRMTLVPAVLHLLGDRAWHMPRWLDRVLPSFDVEGEGLTKELALADWPEPGATDAVAAEGLCLDGPDGPVYRDVDVRVPAGGALVVHGPHRSGRTALLLTIAGRLAPDAGRLKVDGLVVPIRSSAVRGRVGLVRLAGATDPVAEVRAALQTAPPLLVLDDLDTVTDPQLRDGIRAELDRARAKAAQKERSFTVIASSVDADALDDLLPTDRGELAVSPAAERRAIAKVR; this is encoded by the coding sequence GTGTCGTCGATGCTCTACCGACTCGGCCGCTGGGTGTTCCGCGCCCACCGGCTGGTCGCCGTCCTCTGGCTCGCCGTCGTCGTCCTCGCGGGCGGTGGCGCGCTGCTGCTCAACCAGGGCACGGACAACACCTTCTCGATCCCCGGCACCCAGTCGCAGACCGCGCTGGACCAGCTCGAGCGCACCTTCCCCCAGGTCAGCGGCACTTCGGCGCGCTACGTCGTCGTCGCGCCCGACGGCGGCAGCGTCGAGGACTCGGACATCAGCGGCCCGGTCGGCGAGGCGGTCACCGCGCTCGAGGGGATCGACGGCGTCGCCGCGGTCACCGACCCCTACTCCGACACCGTCGAGGGCACGATCTCCGAGGCCGGGAATGCGCTGGTCATCACCACGCAGATGGACGGCTCCGCCACCACGACCTCCGAGGCGTCGCGGGACGCGCTCCAGGCCGAGGCCACGACCCTCCAGGAGGCGCTCCCCGCGGGCGCCGTGGTCTCGCTCGGCGGCGACCTCTTCTCCCAGAGCCTGCCAGGCGTCACCGTCACCGAGGGGATCGGCCTCCTCGTGGCGCTGGTCGTCCTGGTGCTCACCTTCGGCTCGTTCCTCGCCGCCGGCATGCCGCTGGTGACCGCGCTGCTCGGCGTCGCGCTCTCGATGTCCGCGATCTTCATCGCGACCCGCTTCGCCTCGATCTCCTCCACCACGCCGCTGCTGGCGCTGATGCTCGGCCTCGCGGTCGGCATCGACTACGCGCTCTTCATCATCAGCCGGCACCAGGACCAGCTGAAGCAGGGCATGGCGCCGGAGGAGTCGGCCGCCCGCGCGACCGCGACCGCCGGCTCCGCGGTCGTCTTCGCCGGCCTGACCGTCATCATCGCGCTCGCCGGCCTCTCGGTCGCGGGCATCCCGTTCCTCACCACGATGGGCATCGCGGCGGCGGGCGGAGTCGCGATCGCCGTGGTCATCGCACTCACACTCACCCCCGCGCTGCTCGGCTTCGCCGGCGAGCGCCTCCGGCCGAAGGAGCGGAAGGCCAAGAAGGCCGCCGCGAAGCAGGCCGCCGCGAGCTCCGGCGCCGAGAGGGCCGCTGTCACCACCGGCGCCCACACCGACCCCGACGCCGCCGAGGACGCCGCCGCCCCCTCCCCCGGCTCGCACGTGCACGCCGAGGTCCCGCGCGGCTTCTTCCGCGGCTGGGTGCGCGTCGTCACCCGCTTCCCGATCCTCACGATCATCGCCGTCGTCGGCGTGCTCGGCATGGCGTCGATACCGGCGCTGAGCCTGCGCCTCGCGCTGCCCGACGCCGGCTACCAAGCCGAGGGCACCCCCGCGCGCGACACCTACGACCTGCTCGCCGAGAACTTCGGCCCCGGCTACAACGGCCCGCTCATCGTCACCGGCACGATCATCGGCTCGACCGACCCGCTCGGCCTGATGGCCGACCTCAAGACCGAGATCGAGGGCCTGGACGGCGTCGCCTCCGTGCCGCTCGCCACCCCGAACGAGACCGCCGACACCGGGATCATCCAGGTGATCCCCGAGGGCGGCCCCGACTCCGAGGCCACCAAGGCGCTCGTCGCCGAGATCCGCGACAGGCACGACTACTTCGAGGAGACCTACGGGGTCGACCTCGCGGTCACCGGGCAGACCGCGGTCGGCATCGACATCTCCGACACCCTGGCGAACGCGCTGCTGCCGTTCGGCCTGCTGGTCGTCGGGCTCTCGCTGGTGCTGCTGACGATGGTCTTCCGCTCGCTCTGGGTGCCGCTCAAGGCGACGCTCGGCTACCTGCTCTCCGTCGGCGCGTCCTTCGGCGCCGTCGCGGCGGTCTTCGAGTGGGGCTGGTTCGCCGACGCCCTGCACGTGGACAAGACCGGCCCGATCATCAGCTTCATGCCGATCATCCTGATGGGCGTGCTCTTCGGGCTGGCGATGGACTACGAGGTGTTCCTCGTCTCGCGGATGCGCGAGGACTACGTGCACGGCCGTCCGGCCCGCGCGGCGGTCGAGTCGGGCTTCGTCGGCTCGGCGAAGGTGGTCACCGCGGCCGCGGTCATCATGTTCTCCGTCTTCGCGGCGTTCGTGCCGGAGGGCGACACCAACATCAAGCCGATCGCGCTCGGCCTGGCGGTGGGCGTGTTCGTCGACGCCTTCATCGTCCGGATGACGCTCGTGCCGGCGGTGCTGCACCTCCTCGGCGACCGCGCCTGGCACATGCCGCGCTGGCTCGACCGGGTGCTCCCCTCCTTCGACGTGGAGGGCGAGGGCCTGACCAAGGAGCTCGCGCTCGCCGACTGGCCCGAGCCCGGCGCCACCGACGCGGTGGCGGCCGAGGGGCTGTGCCTCGACGGTCCGGACGGCCCGGTCTACCGCGACGTCGACGTGCGGGTGCCCGCGGGCGGCGCGCTCGTCGTGCACGGCCCGCACCGCTCGGGCCGCACCGCGCTGCTGCTGACGATCGCGGGACGCCTCGCCCCCGACGCCGGCCGGCTCAAGGTCGACGGCCTCGTCGTGCCGATCCGCTCCTCCGCCGTCCGCGGGCGCGTCGGACTGGTCCGGCTCGCCGGCGCCACCGATCCGGTGGCCGAGGTGCGTGCGGCGCTCCAGACGGCCCCGCCGCTGCTCGTGCTCGACGACCTCGACACCGTCACCGACCCGCAGCTGCGCGACGGGATCCGCGCCGAGCTCGACCGGGCCCGCGCGAAGGCCGCGCAGAAGGAGCGCTCCTTCACGGTGATCGCCTCCTCCGTCGACGCGGACGCGCTCGACGACCTCCTCCCCACCGACCGCGGCGAGCTCGCGGTCTCCCCCGCGGCCGAGCGCCGCGCTATCGCGAAGGTCCGCTGA
- a CDS encoding ArsR/SmtB family transcription factor, producing MTSERDLAGELDELRERLERLEGAALVATPGSTAAAPAQDDPFWALTALKERLPSPGGVVFAGAVATPAGPVEWQYGLSTDAFFERDWGSSPGPAALAALGSPVRLRFLQAVAGGVETVAQLAESEGAGTTGQIYHHVNQLVAAGWLEARGRGRYGVPPERLVPLLTILLAAGGPR from the coding sequence ATGACCTCCGAACGTGATCTCGCCGGCGAGCTCGACGAGCTGCGGGAGCGGCTCGAGCGGCTCGAGGGGGCCGCGCTCGTCGCGACGCCCGGCAGCACCGCGGCCGCCCCGGCGCAGGACGACCCGTTCTGGGCGCTCACCGCGCTCAAGGAGCGGCTGCCCTCGCCGGGCGGGGTCGTCTTCGCGGGCGCCGTCGCCACTCCGGCCGGACCGGTGGAGTGGCAGTACGGCCTCAGCACCGACGCGTTCTTCGAGCGCGACTGGGGGTCGAGCCCGGGCCCGGCGGCGCTGGCCGCGCTGGGCAGTCCGGTGCGGCTGCGCTTCCTGCAGGCCGTCGCGGGCGGAGTCGAGACGGTCGCGCAGCTCGCCGAGAGCGAGGGCGCGGGCACGACCGGCCAGATCTACCACCACGTCAACCAGCTGGTCGCGGCGGGCTGGCTCGAGGCGCGCGGGCGCGGGCGCTACGGCGTCCCGCCCGAGCGGCTGGTGCCCCTGCTGACGATCCTTCTCGCCGCAGGAGGTCCCCGATGA
- the purL gene encoding phosphoribosylformylglycinamidine synthase subunit PurL translates to MADSRTADARIAVPDTTANAAVTPEKEQPYAALGLKPDEYASIREILGRRPTSGELAMYSVMWSEHCSYKSSKMYLRQFGQKVSPAMKKNLMVGMGENAGVVDVGEGWAVTFKIESHNHPSYIEPFQGAATGVGGIVRDIISMGARPVAVMDALRFGDIDDPDTARVVHGVVAGISFYANCLGLPNIGGETYFDSVYQGNPLVNALAVGVLRHEDLHLANARGVGNKVVLFGARTGGDGIGGASILASDSFADGGPTKRPAVQVGDPFAEKVLIECCLELFRKDLVEGIQDLGAAGISCATSELASNGDGGMFIELDSVLLRDPSLTAEEILMSESQERMMAVVRPEKLDAFLEVVRKWDVETSVLGEVTDSGRLIINWHGEEIVNVDPRTVAVDGPVYERPIAYPAWLDALQADSSSRLPRSTEGDALRAETLALLGSANLADKSWITSQYDRYVLGNTALSYPDDGGMVRVDEESGLGFAVATDANGRWCQLDPAQGARLALAEAFRNVAVTGATPVAVSDCLNFGSPENPEVMWQFREAVGALADACLELEIPVTGGNVSFYNQTGDVPIFPTPVVGVLGVIDDVARRIPSGWQDEGDNVYLLGVTRDELDGSAWAGTVHDHLGGRPPQLDLAAEKALAELIAAGSTESLIASAHDLADGGLVVALAESAMRFGVGVRIWLDELMERDGVDATAALFSESTGRVLVSVPREDDVKFRGLCEGRGYPVLRIGVTDAESPVVEVQGLFTVPLEELRAVNGAVLPSRFA, encoded by the coding sequence ATGGCAGACAGCCGCACCGCAGACGCCCGCATCGCCGTTCCCGACACCACCGCGAACGCGGCCGTCACTCCCGAGAAGGAGCAGCCCTACGCGGCGCTGGGGCTGAAGCCCGACGAGTACGCGAGCATCCGCGAGATCCTCGGCCGGCGCCCCACGAGCGGCGAGCTGGCGATGTACTCGGTGATGTGGAGCGAGCACTGCTCCTACAAATCGTCGAAGATGTACCTCCGCCAGTTCGGGCAGAAGGTCTCGCCCGCCATGAAGAAGAACCTCATGGTCGGCATGGGCGAGAACGCCGGAGTGGTCGACGTGGGCGAGGGCTGGGCCGTCACCTTCAAGATCGAGAGCCACAACCACCCCAGCTACATCGAGCCGTTCCAGGGCGCGGCCACCGGCGTCGGCGGCATCGTCCGCGACATCATCTCGATGGGCGCCCGCCCCGTCGCCGTGATGGACGCGCTGCGCTTCGGCGACATCGACGACCCGGACACCGCCCGTGTCGTGCACGGCGTGGTCGCCGGCATCTCCTTCTACGCGAACTGCCTCGGCCTGCCCAACATCGGCGGCGAGACGTACTTCGACTCCGTCTACCAGGGCAACCCGCTCGTCAACGCGCTCGCGGTCGGCGTCCTCCGCCACGAGGACCTGCACCTCGCCAACGCCCGCGGCGTCGGCAACAAGGTCGTGCTGTTCGGCGCGCGCACCGGCGGCGACGGCATCGGCGGCGCGTCGATCCTCGCTTCCGACAGCTTCGCCGACGGCGGCCCGACCAAGCGGCCGGCCGTGCAGGTCGGCGACCCGTTCGCCGAGAAGGTGCTCATCGAGTGCTGCCTCGAGCTGTTCCGCAAGGACCTCGTCGAGGGCATCCAGGACCTCGGCGCGGCCGGCATCTCCTGCGCCACCTCCGAGCTCGCCTCCAACGGCGACGGCGGCATGTTCATCGAGCTCGACTCGGTGCTGCTGCGCGATCCCTCGCTGACGGCCGAGGAGATCCTGATGTCGGAGTCGCAGGAGCGGATGATGGCGGTCGTCCGCCCCGAGAAGCTCGACGCGTTCCTCGAGGTCGTCCGCAAGTGGGACGTCGAGACCAGCGTGCTCGGCGAGGTCACCGACTCCGGCCGCCTCATCATCAACTGGCACGGCGAGGAGATCGTCAACGTCGACCCGCGCACCGTCGCCGTCGACGGCCCGGTCTACGAGCGCCCGATCGCCTACCCCGCCTGGCTCGACGCCCTGCAGGCCGACTCCTCCTCGCGACTGCCGCGCTCGACCGAGGGCGACGCTCTCCGCGCCGAGACCCTCGCGCTGCTCGGCTCCGCGAACCTCGCCGACAAGAGCTGGATCACCTCGCAGTACGACCGCTACGTGCTCGGCAACACGGCGCTGAGCTACCCCGACGACGGCGGCATGGTCCGCGTCGACGAGGAGTCCGGACTCGGCTTCGCCGTCGCCACCGATGCCAACGGACGCTGGTGCCAGCTCGACCCCGCGCAGGGCGCGCGTCTCGCGCTCGCCGAGGCGTTCCGCAACGTCGCCGTCACCGGAGCGACCCCCGTCGCCGTCTCGGACTGCCTCAACTTCGGCAGCCCGGAGAACCCCGAGGTGATGTGGCAGTTCCGCGAGGCCGTCGGCGCGCTCGCCGACGCGTGCCTCGAGCTCGAGATCCCCGTCACCGGCGGCAACGTCTCGTTCTACAACCAGACCGGCGACGTGCCGATCTTCCCGACCCCCGTCGTCGGCGTGCTCGGCGTGATCGACGACGTCGCCCGCCGCATCCCCTCCGGCTGGCAGGACGAGGGCGACAACGTCTACCTCCTCGGCGTCACCCGCGACGAGCTCGACGGCTCGGCCTGGGCCGGCACGGTGCACGACCACCTCGGCGGGCGTCCCCCGCAGCTCGACCTCGCGGCCGAGAAGGCGCTGGCCGAGCTGATCGCGGCCGGCTCGACCGAGTCGCTGATCGCCTCCGCGCACGACCTCGCCGACGGCGGCCTCGTCGTCGCGCTGGCCGAGTCCGCGATGCGCTTCGGCGTCGGCGTGCGGATCTGGCTCGACGAGCTGATGGAGCGCGACGGCGTCGACGCGACCGCCGCCCTCTTCTCGGAGTCGACCGGCCGCGTGCTCGTGTCGGTGCCGCGCGAGGACGACGTGAAGTTCCGCGGACTCTGCGAGGGCCGGGGCTACCCCGTGCTCCGGATCGGCGTCACCGACGCCGAGTCGCCCGTCGTCGAGGTCCAGGGCCTCTTCACGGTGCCGCTCGAGGAGCTGCGCGCCGTGAACGGCGCCGTGCTGCCGTCCCGCTTCGCCTGA
- a CDS encoding serine hydrolase domain-containing protein, producing the protein MRTRTRVIAAAAAVAVLAGGVLLRPPAPRLSDERTGDAAIAQWLSEQADGTRDRLVAAVVTPDGVRFAGLGADERTEVEIGSVSKTMTALLLAQSADAGTVALTDRARDHAELGGFDGTLEELASHRSGLPRLSSAPLDLAATLVAQLRGVDPYSTFSPDDVLRQAASAGGGGTDEVAYSNLGVAVLGQTLARAEGADYADLVRERIFAPLGMTGSSVPVSADALASDAPTGYSESGRSVGPWTLEGYAPAGGVRSTAADMARYASALLTDDPALGVPAASVLEPRFDAGDGDRIGLAWFTSAADGGGSTTWHNGGTAGYATMLAMDRKRGVAVFVNSSTATSVDALGLDLLAHVLEEEA; encoded by the coding sequence ATGAGAACCCGAACCCGCGTGATCGCCGCCGCCGCGGCCGTCGCCGTGCTCGCCGGAGGGGTGCTGCTGCGCCCGCCCGCACCCCGGCTCTCGGACGAGCGCACCGGCGACGCCGCCATCGCCCAGTGGCTGTCCGAGCAGGCCGACGGCACGCGCGACCGGCTCGTCGCCGCGGTCGTCACTCCCGACGGCGTCCGGTTCGCCGGACTCGGCGCCGACGAGCGCACGGAGGTCGAGATCGGCTCGGTGTCCAAGACGATGACGGCGCTGCTCCTCGCTCAGAGCGCCGACGCCGGGACGGTCGCCCTCACCGATCGCGCCCGCGACCACGCGGAGCTGGGCGGCTTCGACGGCACGCTGGAGGAGCTGGCGAGCCATCGCTCCGGGCTCCCGCGCCTGTCCTCGGCGCCGCTCGACCTGGCGGCGACGCTCGTCGCGCAGCTGCGCGGCGTCGATCCGTACTCGACCTTCTCGCCGGACGACGTCCTGCGCCAGGCGGCGAGCGCCGGCGGCGGCGGGACGGATGAGGTCGCCTACTCCAACCTCGGTGTCGCCGTCCTGGGGCAGACTCTCGCCCGGGCCGAGGGAGCCGACTACGCGGATCTGGTCCGGGAGCGGATCTTCGCGCCGCTCGGGATGACCGGCAGCTCGGTCCCCGTCTCGGCGGACGCGCTCGCGTCGGACGCGCCCACGGGCTACTCCGAGAGCGGCCGCTCGGTCGGCCCGTGGACGCTCGAGGGCTACGCGCCGGCGGGAGGCGTCCGCTCGACCGCCGCGGACATGGCGCGGTACGCGAGCGCCCTGCTCACCGACGACCCCGCGCTCGGCGTTCCCGCCGCGAGCGTCCTCGAGCCGCGCTTCGACGCCGGCGACGGCGACCGCATCGGCCTCGCCTGGTTCACCTCCGCGGCGGACGGCGGCGGCTCGACGACCTGGCACAACGGCGGCACCGCCGGCTACGCGACCATGCTGGCGATGGACCGGAAGCGCGGCGTCGCCGTCTTCGTCAACTCGAGCACCGCGACCTCGGTCGACGCGCTCGGCCTCGACCTGCTCGCCCACGTCCTGGAGGAGGAGGCATGA
- a CDS encoding LysR family transcriptional regulator, translated as MELRQLEHFLAVAKEQHFTRAASALQISQSGLSASIRALESELGSPLFTRSTRRVELTPAGRAMLAESEQSVASALAARDAVLAVQGVLRGSLAVGTEECLGGVHLPRELATFREQHPGVGLRLTHDGSGTLLDAVGSGRLDLALVADIGAVPAGVVTRPLASEGFAVLAHPEHPLADRPVCRIPDLEGQTIVGLQEHWGASHLAAQAFAAHGLAFEVELEVNDVHTLLDLVEYGMGVAVVPAHFAEKRPAGLRAVPLEDPLLVWRTMVALPERPTAAARAFVAALPLAC; from the coding sequence ATGGAACTGCGCCAGCTCGAACACTTCCTCGCCGTCGCGAAGGAGCAGCACTTCACCCGCGCGGCGAGCGCGCTGCAGATCTCGCAGTCGGGCCTGTCGGCGTCGATCCGCGCGCTCGAGAGCGAGCTGGGCAGCCCGCTGTTCACCCGGAGCACCCGCCGGGTCGAGCTGACGCCGGCCGGCCGGGCGATGCTGGCGGAGTCGGAGCAGTCGGTCGCCAGCGCGCTCGCGGCCCGCGACGCGGTGCTGGCGGTGCAGGGCGTGCTGCGGGGGAGTCTCGCGGTCGGCACCGAGGAGTGCCTGGGCGGCGTGCACCTGCCGCGCGAGCTCGCGACCTTCCGCGAGCAGCACCCGGGCGTCGGGCTGCGGCTGACCCACGACGGCTCAGGCACGCTGCTGGACGCGGTGGGCAGTGGGCGGCTGGATCTCGCGCTGGTCGCCGACATCGGCGCGGTGCCGGCCGGAGTGGTCACGCGGCCGCTCGCGAGCGAGGGCTTCGCGGTGCTCGCGCATCCGGAGCATCCGCTGGCCGACCGGCCGGTCTGCCGGATCCCGGACCTCGAGGGGCAGACGATCGTCGGCCTGCAGGAGCACTGGGGCGCGAGCCACCTCGCGGCCCAGGCGTTCGCCGCGCACGGCCTGGCGTTCGAGGTGGAGCTCGAGGTGAACGACGTGCACACCCTGCTCGACCTCGTCGAGTACGGCATGGGCGTGGCCGTCGTGCCGGCCCACTTCGCCGAGAAGCGTCCGGCCGGCCTGCGCGCGGTGCCGCTGGAGGACCCGCTGCTCGTCTGGCGCACCATGGTGGCCCTCCCCGAGCGGCCGACGGCCGCGGCCCGCGCCTTCGTCGCGGCCCTGCCCCTCGCATGCTGA
- a CDS encoding aldo/keto reductase: protein MQYTNLGRTGLSVSRAVLGTMNFGPETSEPDSFAIMDRAHELGVNFFDTANVYGGEGGRGATEEIVGRWFAQGGERRERTVLATKLYGDMEQHAAPGAERGRDSWPNGGRLSALNIRRALDDSLRRLQTDHIDLYQFHHVDRTTPWDEIWQAMEVAVQQGKVLYVGSSNFAGWHIAQAQEAARDRRFTGLSSEQSIYNLLVRDIEREVLPAAQHYGLGVIPWSPLQGGLLGGVIEKTESGSRRASARSLEAIEKNRPALEQYEAFARERGIAPGELALSWLLHQPGVTGPITGPRTMEQLESAVAAVDIALEPADLARLDEIFPGHRTAPEDYAW, encoded by the coding sequence ATGCAGTACACGAATCTCGGCCGCACCGGTCTGTCCGTCTCCCGCGCCGTCCTGGGCACCATGAACTTCGGCCCGGAGACCAGCGAGCCCGACTCGTTCGCGATCATGGACCGCGCGCACGAGCTCGGCGTCAACTTCTTCGACACCGCGAACGTCTACGGCGGCGAGGGCGGACGCGGCGCGACGGAGGAGATCGTCGGCCGCTGGTTCGCGCAGGGCGGCGAGCGCCGCGAGCGCACCGTCCTCGCGACCAAGCTCTACGGCGACATGGAGCAGCACGCCGCTCCCGGCGCCGAGCGCGGCCGCGACTCCTGGCCCAACGGCGGGCGCCTCTCCGCCCTCAACATCCGCCGCGCGCTCGACGACAGCCTGCGCCGCCTGCAGACCGACCACATCGACCTGTATCAGTTCCACCACGTCGACCGCACGACGCCGTGGGACGAGATCTGGCAGGCGATGGAGGTCGCCGTGCAGCAGGGCAAGGTCCTCTACGTCGGCTCGAGCAACTTCGCCGGCTGGCACATCGCGCAGGCGCAGGAGGCGGCGCGCGACCGGCGCTTCACCGGCCTCTCCTCCGAGCAGTCGATCTACAACCTGCTCGTCCGCGACATCGAGCGCGAGGTCCTGCCCGCCGCGCAGCACTACGGGCTCGGCGTCATCCCGTGGTCGCCGCTGCAGGGCGGCCTGCTCGGCGGCGTGATCGAGAAGACGGAGTCGGGCAGCCGCCGCGCCTCCGCCCGCTCGCTCGAGGCGATCGAGAAGAACCGCCCGGCGCTGGAGCAGTACGAGGCCTTCGCCCGCGAGCGCGGGATCGCCCCGGGTGAGCTCGCCCTCTCCTGGCTGCTGCACCAGCCGGGCGTTACCGGTCCGATCACCGGGCCGCGCACGATGGAGCAGCTCGAGAGCGCCGTCGCCGCCGTCGACATCGCGCTCGAGCCCGCGGACCTGGCCCGCCTCGACGAGATCTTCCCCGGGCACCGCACGGCCCCGGAGGACTACGCCTGGTGA
- a CDS encoding aldo/keto reductase, with protein sequence MKQRSIGDISVGSIGLGGMPMSIEGRPDRERSIATIHAALDAGVTLIDTADAYHQGGDADLGHNELLIAEALRGYGGDTSEVLVATKGGHLRPEPGVWTQDGRPEYLKEAARASAQRLGVDAIGLYQYHRPDPEVPYADSIGALAELLDEGVILRAGISNADPDQIREAHRILGDRLVSVQNQFSPKFRSSEPELELCAELGLAFLPWSPLGGITSAAELGTSFAAFATVAEAHDVSPQVVCLAWELAKSPTVIPIPGSSRPESIRDSATAADLELTAEELASLD encoded by the coding sequence ATGAAGCAGCGCAGCATCGGCGACATCAGCGTCGGCAGCATCGGACTCGGCGGCATGCCGATGTCGATCGAGGGCCGCCCCGACCGCGAGCGGTCGATCGCCACGATCCACGCCGCCCTCGACGCCGGCGTCACCCTCATCGACACGGCGGACGCCTACCACCAGGGCGGCGACGCCGACCTCGGCCACAACGAGCTGCTCATCGCGGAGGCGCTCCGCGGCTACGGCGGCGACACCTCCGAGGTGCTCGTCGCCACCAAGGGCGGCCACCTCCGCCCCGAGCCGGGAGTCTGGACGCAGGACGGCCGCCCCGAGTACCTCAAGGAGGCGGCCCGCGCCTCCGCGCAGCGCCTCGGCGTCGACGCGATCGGCCTCTACCAGTACCACCGCCCCGACCCCGAGGTGCCCTACGCCGACTCGATCGGCGCGCTCGCCGAGCTGCTCGACGAGGGAGTGATCCTCCGCGCCGGCATCTCGAACGCCGACCCGGACCAGATCCGCGAGGCGCACAGGATCCTCGGCGACCGCCTGGTCTCGGTGCAGAACCAGTTCTCGCCGAAGTTCCGCTCCAGCGAGCCGGAGCTCGAGCTCTGCGCCGAGCTGGGCCTCGCCTTCCTGCCGTGGAGCCCGCTGGGCGGCATCACCTCGGCCGCCGAGCTGGGCACCTCGTTCGCGGCGTTCGCCACCGTCGCCGAGGCGCACGACGTCTCGCCGCAGGTGGTCTGCCTGGCCTGGGAGCTGGCGAAGTCGCCGACCGTCATCCCCATCCCCGGCTCCTCGCGCCCCGAGAGCATCCGCGACTCGGCCACGGCGGCCGACCTGGAGCTGACCGCGGAGGAGCTCGCCTCGCTCGACTGA